Proteins encoded together in one Anopheles darlingi chromosome 3, idAnoDarlMG_H_01, whole genome shotgun sequence window:
- the LOC125953366 gene encoding uncharacterized protein LOC125953366, translated as MSSHGSEAVLLLLILCFARASWCCVCVPERLCPAPDVDLRLVDSDCPPGELCCDDPMVEQPAINTGGQHPADSCNGVCVMDESQCPDSDLYDEYGSDTLDIRLVADGDECPRDYICCGTSTMPPKVPQICNGTCVAPTMCTMFEPSAGEGCPADQVCCRMNRISWSELVNDINSMDLGHTREPPSTSDRCAVTMGNSFERLATPAWFLSIWAQVEVAQGFFSDQYLCAGALLSPDLVLTLSSCVERISPDRLFVNLGDDDLSNRFLLQDSNIYTIEKVTTHEDYRVDPVRRNVALLHLTTKIRRNASSCFATFTEKRPTSGGCYIVGWNKDALASGTEAVPRRYQTTLGEDSANDLGGCMSDLVCFSNGANCDDRSMSSAALLCDQEGGLVGLHALLLSNCTGLPLQSLANWIDHQRDPSFVQKVQPPVPSRNYLPL; from the exons ATGTCATCGCATGGATCTGAagcagtactgctgctgctgattctaTGCTTCGCAAGAGCATCATGGTGTTGCGTTTGCGTACCGGAACGGTTGTGCCCTGCGCCGGATGTAGATTTGCGGCTCGTCGACAGTGATTGCCCACCTGGGGAGTTGTGCTGTGATGATCCGATGGTGGAACAACCTGCTATTAACACCGGTGGACAACATCCAGCAGACTCGTGTAATGGTGTGTGCGTAATGGACGAAAGCCAATGTCCGGACTCCGATTTGTACGATGAGTATGGTTCGGATACGCTCGATATACGCCTTGTGGCAGACGGTGATGAGTGTCCTCGGGATTATATCTGCTGCGGCACTTCCACCATGCCTCCCAAAGTGCCCCAAATCTGTAATGGAACTTGTGTGGCGCCCACAATGTGCACGATGTTTGAACCATCCGCTGGCGAAGGTTGTCCAGCGGACCAAGTGTGCTGTCGAATGAATCGGATATCATGGTCCGAGCTCGTGAACGATATTAACTCCATGGATTTAGGCCACACTCGCGAACCACCGAGCACGTCTGATCGTTGCGCTGTTACGATGGGGAATTCCTTTGAACGACTCGCAACTCCAGCATGGTTTTTGTCCATCTGGGCACAGGTAGAGGTGGCACAAGGCTTCTTTAGCGATCAGTACCTCTGCGCCGGTGCACTTCTTTCGCCGGACCTTGTGCTTACACTGTCCAGCTGCGTGGAGCGCATATCCCCGGATCGTCTCTTTGTGAACCTTGGCGACGATGACCTTTCGAACCGGTTTTTGCTGCAGGACAGCAAT ATATACACGATCGAGAAGGTGACCACGCACGAGGACTACAGAGTGGATCCAGTTCGCCGAAATGTAGCACTGTTGCATCTGACCACCAAAATCCGACGAAACGCATCGTCCTGTTTCGCAACCTTCACCGAGAAGAGGCCAACGAGCGGCGGATGCTACATCGTCGGTTGGAACAAGGATGCACTCGCTTCCGGAACGGAAGCTGTACCTCGTCGGTACCAAACGACACTCGGCGAAGACTCGGCCAACGATCTCGGGGGCTGTATGTCCGATTTGGTGTGTTTTTCAAATGGAGCAAACTGTGACGATCGCTCGATGAGCAGTGCTGCACTGCTGTGCGATCAAGAAGGGGGATTGGTTGGATTACACGCACTACTCCTTAGTAACTGCACGGGGTTGCCGTTGCAGAGCCTCGCGAACTGGATCGATCATCAGAGAGATCCATCCTTTGTCCAGAAAGTACAACCTCCCGTACCTTCGCGTAATTATCTTCCCTTGTAG
- the LOC125956986 gene encoding phenoloxidase-activating factor 2-like — protein sequence MRSRGARPLLIVAVGCCLLGLAAAQDDLDALFLQVFNLTDPTPAPSATSAAPVTPAAPVAPVPSQGAAATPERQYTCTGECVQYYLCSDNQIITDGAGIIDIRVGEDPEEESECPHFLNTCCEKDSVLIDPPASLTTPKPPPEQHRPTCGFRNAEGIGFRITGNKAGEAEYGEFPWMVAVLREERVIDSNLNVYECGASLIAPNVVLTAAHCVFNKQREQLLIRAGEWDTQTRNELHPHQDRRVAELITHESFNKGSLANDVALLILNEPFQLAENVQPVCLPPKDAKFDQSECFASGWGKNIFGKEGKYQVILKKVKLPVVPNGKCQESLRTTRLGRRFVLHNSFLCAGGRTGEDTCRGDGGSPLVCPIPGSPTYYYQAGIVAWGIGCGENGIPGVYGNVPYFREWIDKQLQTRNIAARDYIFTAP from the exons ATGCGTTCCCGAGGTGCTCGTCCGCTGCTGATAGTGGCGGTAGGATGCTGTCTGCTGGGTCTGGCTGCAGCGCAGGACGATCTGGATGCTCTGTTCTTGCAGGTGTTCAATCTGACGGACCCGACACCAGCGCCATCTGCTACATCGGCTGCTCCAGTGACTCCGGCTGCTCCGGTGGCTCCGGTTCCCTCTCAAGGAGCCGCTGCGACTCCTGAGAGGCAGTAT ACTTGCACCGGCGAGTGCGTCCAGTACTATCTGTGCAGTGACAATCAGATCATCACCGATGGTGCCGGAATTATCGATATTCGCGTCGGTGAGGatccggaggaggagagtgAGTGCCCGCACTTCCTGAACACCTGCTGCGAGAAGGATTCGGTGTTGATCGATCCACCAGCCTCGTTGAcaacaccgaaaccaccaccggaacagcACCGTCCGACCTGTGGTTTCCGCAATGCCGAGGGCATCGGATTCCGCATCACCGGCAACAAAGCTGGCGAGGCTGAGTACGGTGAGTTCCCgtggatggtggcggtgctgcgcGAGGAGCGCGTGATCGACAGCAATCTGAATGTGTACGAGTGCGGTGCCTCGTTGATCGCCCCGAACGTCGTCCTCACGGCGGCCCACTGTGTGTTCAACAAGCAGCGCGAGCAGCTGTTGATTCGGGCGGGCGAATGGGACACCCAGACACGGAATGAGCTGCACCCGCACCAGGATCGCCGTGTGGCCGAGCTTATCACGCACGAATCGTTCAACAAGGGTTCGCTGGCGAACGATGTGGCGCTGCTGATACTGAACGAACCGTTCCAGCTGGCCGAGAACGTGCAACCCGTCTGCCTGCCACCGAAGGATGCCAAGTTCGATCAGAGCGAGTGCTTTGCGTCCGGCTGGGGTAAGAACATCTTCGGCAAGGAGGGCAAGTATCAGGTGATACTGAAGAAGGTCAAGCTGCCGGTCGTACCGAATGGCAAGTGTCAGGAATCGCTCCGGACGACTcgtctcggtcgtcggtttgtgCTGCACAATAGTTTCCTCTGTGCCGGTGGCCGAACGGGTGAGGATACGtgccgtggtgatggtggttcacCGCTCGTCTGCCCGATTCCCGGCTCCCCGACGTACTACTATCAGGCCGGTATCGTTGCGTGGGGTATCGGTTGCGGTGAGAATGGCATCCCGGGCGTGTACGGTAATGTCCCTTACTTCCGAGAATGGATCGATAAGCAGCTGCAGACGCGCAACATCGCTGCACGGGACTACATCTTCACTGCTCCCTAA
- the LOC125956985 gene encoding phenoloxidase-activating factor 2-like: MRSLTVTLLGVVTLLGCTTNILADELSLDDLINQVFTTASSGKDVAPATPAPPPVPPAPPVGQKGGPCEGEAVCIQKYLCSNASTSGEGLIDIRFSDDNPCVDYLLQCCFPEDIIQAPGGNDGGHGGNGGNTGNTGNTGGGGGGGGTVPPVPTPPTTVVHNAGCGKRNTEGIGFRITGAKDSESEYGEFPWMMAILKTEEVLGQRRENVYQCGGSLIHNQVVLTAAHCVNNKQASELKVRAGEWDTQTKNEIYPHQDRSVVEVVVHPEYYKGGLHNDVALLFLDSPFQPNEGIQPVCLPPQDAKFDHQTCFASGWGKDVYGKAGTYQVILKKIDLPVVPNDQCQSALRTTRLGAKFTLHKSFICAGGVPGKDTCKGDGGSPLVCPIPNKQHQYYQTGVVAWGIGCGENGIPGVYGNVAKFRNWIDQHMVQRNFGTSSYTS; this comes from the exons ATGCGTTCTCTGACGGTGACGCTACTTGGTGTGGTGACGTTGCTCGGCTGCACAACGAACATCCTAGCGGACGAGCTTAGCCTTGACGATCTAATCAACCAAGTGTTTACGACCGCTTCGTCGGGTAAGGATGTGGCACCGGCGACACCGgctccaccaccggtaccaccagcaccacccgtAGGCCAAAAG GGTGGACCATGCGAGGGTGAAGCCGTTTGTATCCAGAAGTATCTTTGCTCGAACGCCAGCACCTCGGGCGAGGGATTAATCGATATTCGCTTCTCGGATGATAACCCGTGTGTGGATTATCTGTTGCAGTGCTGCTTCCCGGAAGACATC ATTCAAGCACCGGGTGGCAatgatggtggccatggtggtaatggtggcaaTACTGGCAATACTGGCAAtactggcggcggtggtggtggtggtggcaccgttCCACCTGTACCCACCCCGCCCACCACGGTAGTGCACAACGCTGGATGCGGAAAGCGTAACACCGAGGGTATCGGCTTCCGGATTACTGGTGCCAAGGATAGCGAATCCGAGTATGGTGAGTTCCCGTGGATGATGGCCATCCTGAAGACGGAGGAGGTGCTGGGACAGCGGCGCGAGAACGTGTACCAGTGCGGTGGCTCGTTGATCCACAACCAAGTCGTCCTGACCGCGGCGCACTGCGTCAATAACAAGCAGGCGTCCGAGCTGAAGGTGCGCGCTGGTGAATGGGATACGCAGACGAAGAACGAAATTTACCCACATCAGGATCGTTCGGTCGTGGAGGTCGTCGTCCATCCCGAATACTACAAGGGCGGTCTGCACAACGATGTGGCGCTACTGTTCCTTGACTCTCCGTTCCAGCCAAACGAAGGCATCCAACCGGTGTGCCTGCCACCGCAGGATGCTAAGTTCGATCATCAGACATGCTTCGCCTCCGGTTGGGGCAAGGATGTGTACGGTAAGGCCGGTACGTACCAGGTCATCCTGAAGAAGATCGATCTTCCGGTCGTACCGAACGACCAGTGCCAGTCAGCGCTCCGTACGACGCGACTCGGTGCCAAGTTTACGCTACACAAGAGCTTCATCTGCGCCGGTGGTGTACCGGGCAAGGATACGTGCAAGGGTGACGGTGGTTCGCCTCTGGTCTGCCCGATTCCTAACAAGCAGCATCAGTACTACCAGACCGGAGTGGTCGCGTGGGGCATCGGATGCGGTGAGAATGGTATCCCAGGTGTCTACGGTAACGTAGCCAAGTTCCGCAACTGGATCGATCAGCATATGGTCCAGCGCAACTTCGGTACCAGCAGCTATACCTCATAG